The following proteins are encoded in a genomic region of Gimesia algae:
- a CDS encoding COG1361 family protein codes for MRRGKKMLAIFSTMVMSASIATADDRILESKSPFDSTSTSRSSSQYFSGQTPDTNTGRITISQPSQNAAVKKQSSEYKPTDKARLSQVPNYYKELFGQERPYRRLDNKTKTETPAPSQSQFQQIGHSEPQSGKKQYHVETFNSDQSDRQNIVHAEFQQGNQKSAQGNIQQISAGDTRENQFRLPTEFSQSAPQTPSLSVPRIPDRKTVENKHHLTFGTPATAPKTEQPSGITVSATPNRRRVNETVVKPVGTASREAAAKLTHKWIKKTEINVGQECEFELEIKNEGKQTAQDLLVEAFFPISVRLTNAEPRPSSSRDHLEWKFESLQAGETKVIRISMIPSQRGAITAAAHVRSTSALTESFMVAEPMLQVAVKGPTNVMIGEPASQSVTISNPGTGTLHNVVLEAEIPKGLEHVTAEFLQMQVGSLNPGETRTIRLALAAVMGGEQVVKVQAKAEGGLVQATQARVNVIAPKVQVAIDGPGLRYKGRSAQYAITTLNDGAAATNNVRVLHKIPEGFEFVNADHGGQFNPEDSTISWFLGRMEPGQTASVNLELKTKTIGNYVHHVRAISEHNVKSDAQIQTRIEGTAQLVLEIADLDDPVEIGKETGYKVVVKNDGSKSAQNVSVSCELPPGVDLISATGPTQHIAENGVVVFKSLGDLAPGDSVQYQVLVRGSVEGNQRFRARLASDSIRDPLLFEELTRFYKD; via the coding sequence ATGCGACGCGGAAAAAAGATGCTCGCGATATTTTCAACTATGGTAATGAGTGCGAGTATCGCCACCGCCGATGATCGCATTTTAGAATCGAAGTCACCCTTTGATTCGACTTCCACTTCCCGTTCATCCAGCCAGTACTTTTCCGGTCAGACTCCTGATACGAATACTGGTCGGATCACGATTTCTCAGCCGAGTCAAAACGCGGCTGTGAAAAAACAGTCATCAGAATATAAGCCTACTGATAAGGCCCGTCTCTCGCAGGTTCCTAATTATTACAAGGAACTGTTCGGGCAGGAACGTCCTTATCGCCGTCTGGATAACAAAACAAAAACAGAGACTCCCGCGCCAAGCCAGTCTCAGTTCCAGCAGATTGGTCATTCGGAACCACAAAGTGGTAAAAAACAGTACCATGTCGAAACATTCAATTCAGACCAGTCTGACAGGCAGAACATTGTTCATGCCGAATTTCAGCAGGGCAACCAGAAGTCTGCCCAGGGAAATATTCAGCAGATCAGCGCAGGGGACACACGCGAAAATCAGTTCCGTCTGCCAACTGAGTTCAGTCAGTCGGCTCCACAGACTCCCAGTCTTTCCGTTCCTCGAATTCCGGATCGAAAGACAGTGGAAAACAAACATCATCTGACTTTCGGAACTCCTGCTACCGCACCAAAAACAGAGCAACCTTCCGGAATTACAGTCAGTGCGACTCCCAACAGGCGTCGTGTGAACGAAACTGTTGTGAAACCAGTGGGTACCGCTTCAAGAGAAGCTGCTGCAAAACTGACCCACAAATGGATCAAGAAAACAGAAATTAACGTAGGTCAGGAATGTGAATTCGAACTGGAAATCAAAAACGAAGGAAAACAGACAGCTCAGGACCTGCTGGTTGAAGCATTCTTTCCGATTTCAGTGCGACTGACCAATGCGGAACCTCGTCCCAGTTCCAGCCGTGATCATCTGGAATGGAAATTTGAATCGCTGCAAGCCGGCGAAACAAAAGTAATCCGGATTTCCATGATTCCCAGTCAGCGGGGAGCCATTACGGCTGCTGCTCATGTTCGCTCAACCAGTGCTCTGACTGAGTCGTTCATGGTCGCAGAACCCATGTTGCAGGTGGCCGTTAAAGGTCCCACCAATGTTATGATTGGTGAGCCAGCTTCTCAGTCGGTCACCATCTCCAACCCGGGTACTGGTACACTGCACAATGTTGTGCTGGAAGCAGAAATCCCCAAAGGACTGGAGCACGTGACTGCCGAATTTCTGCAGATGCAGGTTGGCTCACTCAATCCGGGTGAAACCCGAACAATTCGTCTGGCTTTAGCCGCTGTTATGGGTGGTGAGCAGGTTGTGAAGGTTCAGGCAAAAGCCGAAGGTGGTCTGGTTCAAGCGACACAGGCTCGTGTGAATGTGATTGCTCCTAAAGTTCAAGTCGCCATTGATGGTCCGGGACTGCGTTATAAAGGACGCAGTGCTCAGTACGCCATCACGACACTCAACGATGGTGCTGCCGCTACGAACAATGTACGCGTCCTACACAAAATTCCAGAAGGTTTTGAATTCGTCAATGCCGATCATGGCGGACAGTTCAATCCGGAAGATTCCACCATCAGCTGGTTTCTCGGTCGGATGGAACCAGGTCAAACCGCCAGTGTGAATCTGGAGTTGAAAACCAAAACCATTGGTAACTACGTACATCACGTACGAGCGATCTCTGAACACAATGTAAAATCAGACGCTCAGATTCAAACACGAATTGAAGGGACTGCTCAGCTGGTTCTGGAAATCGCTGATCTGGACGATCCTGTCGAAATCGGCAAAGAAACCGGTTACAAAGTGGTTGTTAAGAATGATGGAAGTAAGTCAGCACAGAATGTCTCTGTCTCCTGTGAACTGCCTCCTGGTGTGGATCTGATTTCTGCAACCGGCCCGACTCAGCATATTGCTGAAAATGGTGTGGTCGTCTTCAAATCTCTGGGAGACCTGGCACCTGGTGATTCGGTACAGTATCAGGTACTCGTACGGGGTTCTGTGGAAGGAAATCAGCGGTTCCGGGCACGGCTCGCCAGCGATTCGATCCGCGATCCTCTGCTGTTCGAAGAACTGACTCGCTTCTACAAAGACTAA
- a CDS encoding sodium-translocating pyrophosphatase, whose product MAAEASTDLVVEADNSTVVISWCIAIAGAIFALFTAYRFFSWMVNQSEGDPKMRKIAEHVREGARAYLDRQFKVVTVFFAIVCALLAFMAFGLKTQSHWVPFAFLTGGFFSALAGWFGMRTATLASARTAHAAKDSLNNGLQVAFRSGAVMGLVVVGLGLLDITLWFGVLHWVVKMPLAEITVTMLCFGMGASSQALFARVGGGIFTKAADVGADLVGKVEAGIPEDDPRNPATIADNVGDNVGDVAGMGADLYESYCGSILASGALGVAAYHGYPKMQMMCLLLPMCLAGVGIFLSVTGIFMVKTEEGATQKNLLKALAKGIDTSAFGVIVAALALVWIMLVIPSQSSGIPADSPLLVGNKLFGVFGAIVCGLVSGWLIGKWTEYSTSDEFRPTRFIADQSSTGPATVIIAGIAEGFYSVWVPIVVIGVAIIMAFGLCTGFDFANSAIFAMGLYGVAIAAVGMLSTLGVTLATDAYGPIADNAGGNAEMSGQEPYVRQRTDALDSLGNTTAATGKGFAIGSAALTALALLAAYVEEVRVGFERWVEHSAIVETISDDMTNASALKLSPNCIALRTPGKDGLEVKHNNQGFLLFPALNVAQITPGREKITSADVGSIIRGLNIKELLERGECVDVKTATVPDFSRFYNFSILNPKVLVGIFFGVMVAFVFCAMTMKAVGRAAGAMVDEVRRQFREIAGIMENEAEPDYAACVEISTAAAQREMILPAMLGLLSPVVIGVILGVPGVVGLLVGALTSGFAVAIMMANAGGAWDNAKKYIEAGAHGGKGTDAHKATVVGDTVGDPFKDTSGPSLNILIKLMSMVSVVIAGFIIQYALELF is encoded by the coding sequence ATGGCAGCAGAAGCTTCCACCGACCTGGTAGTCGAAGCCGATAATTCGACAGTGGTCATCAGCTGGTGCATCGCCATCGCGGGAGCCATCTTTGCCCTGTTCACTGCTTATCGTTTCTTCAGCTGGATGGTCAACCAGAGTGAAGGCGATCCCAAGATGCGAAAAATTGCCGAGCATGTCCGTGAAGGCGCTCGCGCGTATCTGGACCGTCAATTTAAAGTTGTGACCGTCTTTTTTGCCATTGTCTGCGCCCTGCTGGCGTTCATGGCCTTTGGTTTAAAGACACAGTCCCACTGGGTCCCATTTGCCTTCTTAACTGGAGGTTTCTTTTCTGCGCTGGCAGGCTGGTTCGGGATGCGTACCGCAACCCTCGCCAGTGCCCGTACCGCGCATGCCGCCAAGGATTCATTAAATAACGGCTTACAGGTCGCTTTCCGCAGTGGTGCCGTCATGGGCCTTGTGGTCGTTGGCCTGGGTCTATTGGATATCACACTCTGGTTTGGTGTATTGCACTGGGTCGTCAAGATGCCTCTGGCGGAAATCACCGTGACCATGCTCTGCTTTGGCATGGGAGCCAGCAGCCAGGCGCTGTTCGCCCGTGTGGGCGGCGGTATCTTTACCAAAGCGGCCGACGTTGGTGCGGACCTGGTCGGTAAAGTCGAAGCAGGCATCCCCGAAGACGATCCCCGCAACCCGGCAACCATCGCTGACAACGTTGGCGATAACGTTGGTGATGTCGCAGGCATGGGAGCCGACCTTTACGAGTCTTACTGCGGCTCGATCCTTGCCAGTGGTGCCCTGGGCGTGGCCGCTTATCATGGTTATCCTAAAATGCAGATGATGTGCCTGCTGCTGCCGATGTGCCTGGCAGGTGTGGGAATCTTCCTGTCCGTCACCGGAATCTTTATGGTGAAAACGGAAGAAGGAGCAACACAGAAGAACCTGCTGAAAGCGCTGGCTAAAGGAATTGACACCAGCGCCTTTGGCGTCATTGTCGCGGCGCTGGCGTTGGTCTGGATCATGCTGGTCATCCCTTCACAGTCTTCGGGTATTCCCGCAGATTCTCCACTACTGGTAGGTAACAAGCTGTTTGGTGTGTTTGGTGCAATTGTCTGTGGACTGGTCTCAGGCTGGTTGATCGGCAAGTGGACCGAATATTCAACCAGTGATGAATTTCGCCCGACCCGCTTTATTGCAGACCAGTCATCTACCGGACCGGCAACAGTCATAATCGCGGGTATTGCAGAAGGTTTTTACAGCGTCTGGGTTCCCATTGTCGTGATCGGTGTGGCCATCATCATGGCGTTTGGACTTTGTACCGGATTCGATTTTGCGAATTCCGCTATCTTTGCGATGGGCCTGTATGGTGTCGCCATTGCTGCAGTGGGAATGTTGAGCACTCTGGGAGTGACCCTGGCAACAGACGCTTATGGTCCGATTGCTGACAATGCCGGTGGTAACGCGGAAATGAGCGGACAGGAACCATATGTCCGCCAGCGAACCGATGCCCTGGACAGCCTGGGGAACACAACTGCTGCCACCGGAAAAGGATTTGCCATCGGTTCTGCCGCTTTGACCGCGCTGGCCTTGCTGGCCGCATATGTTGAAGAAGTTCGCGTCGGCTTTGAGCGCTGGGTCGAACACTCAGCAATTGTGGAAACCATTTCTGATGACATGACTAATGCCTCGGCTCTGAAACTGAGCCCGAACTGTATTGCCTTACGGACCCCAGGCAAGGATGGCCTGGAAGTGAAACATAATAACCAGGGATTCCTGCTGTTTCCTGCTTTGAATGTCGCTCAGATTACTCCAGGTCGGGAAAAAATCACCAGCGCAGACGTCGGTTCAATCATTCGAGGCTTGAACATCAAGGAACTACTGGAACGGGGAGAATGTGTGGATGTCAAGACGGCAACCGTACCAGACTTCTCCCGGTTTTATAACTTTTCTATATTGAACCCCAAAGTGCTGGTCGGGATCTTCTTCGGCGTAATGGTAGCCTTTGTCTTCTGTGCCATGACCATGAAAGCAGTCGGACGGGCGGCGGGGGCAATGGTGGACGAAGTCCGTCGCCAGTTCAGAGAAATTGCCGGCATTATGGAGAATGAGGCCGAACCAGATTACGCGGCCTGTGTCGAAATCAGTACGGCAGCTGCGCAACGGGAAATGATCCTGCCTGCGATGCTGGGCCTGCTTTCACCGGTCGTCATTGGAGTCATTCTGGGAGTCCCCGGGGTCGTCGGTCTGCTGGTGGGTGCCTTGACGAGCGGGTTTGCAGTTGCCATTATGATGGCTAATGCCGGTGGTGCCTGGGATAATGCGAAAAAGTACATTGAAGCAGGCGCACATGGCGGCAAGGGAACTGATGCACACAAAGCCACAGTAGTCGGTGACACCGTTGGTGACCCATTTAAAGATACCAGTGGTCCGAGTTTAAACATCCTGATCAAGCTGATGAGTATGGTTTCTGTTGTCATAGCCGGGTTTATCATTCAATACGCACTTGAGTTATTTTAA
- a CDS encoding lipoyl(octanoyl) transferase LipB encodes MTVSLTVIEQQFYLQVPVDRIMNSPAPDMNQTSPRNSSIKVYMLGCVDFDSFLTLQERALQEIRRQDTDQATLFVCEHPPIITVGREGSHAQLAESRQEFKASQLEVRWINRGGGALLHAPGQLAVYPLLPLNRMGLGIDDFQNGLVQSLLRMSAELGIEAAQHPDSVDIFGRCGQFAFLGAAIKSWISYYGLYINVSPDMKLQRLIDANQHDHRLTSLSATLTREASMSSVRESIVRNLVQQFGYQQTHIFTRHPLLHRVKKKVYVHP; translated from the coding sequence ATGACGGTGTCGCTGACCGTTATCGAACAGCAGTTTTATCTCCAGGTACCTGTAGACAGGATCATGAATTCACCTGCCCCTGACATGAACCAGACAAGCCCTCGCAATTCCTCAATCAAGGTCTATATGCTGGGCTGCGTCGATTTTGACTCGTTTCTCACACTGCAGGAGCGGGCACTGCAGGAAATCAGGCGACAGGATACTGATCAGGCGACTCTTTTTGTGTGTGAGCATCCCCCCATCATCACCGTAGGTCGGGAAGGAAGTCATGCCCAGCTAGCCGAGTCCAGGCAGGAATTTAAGGCGAGCCAGCTGGAGGTCCGCTGGATTAACCGGGGGGGAGGTGCCTTGTTACATGCCCCCGGCCAGTTAGCCGTGTACCCCCTGCTCCCTTTAAATCGGATGGGTCTGGGAATAGATGACTTTCAGAACGGGCTGGTACAGTCCCTGTTGCGAATGTCAGCAGAACTGGGGATTGAAGCAGCCCAGCATCCTGATTCTGTAGATATTTTCGGCCGTTGTGGCCAGTTTGCCTTTCTGGGGGCTGCGATCAAATCCTGGATTTCTTACTATGGTTTGTATATTAATGTCTCACCCGATATGAAATTACAGCGACTGATTGATGCCAATCAGCATGACCATCGTCTGACATCACTTTCAGCGACACTCACGCGGGAAGCCAGTATGAGTTCGGTCCGCGAAAGCATCGTCAGGAATCTGGTTCAACAGTTTGGTTATCAACAGACCCATATATTCACACGACATCCCTTACTGCATAGAGTGAAGAAAAAAGTATATGTCCACCCTTAA
- a CDS encoding Minf_1886 family protein: MTSTTNLSRPKLQFHPYAYDFIFEALQQAQEIYSRQVVQEGEQEEAHVSGQELLEGVRELALKQFGLLTLTVFKQWGVQSTRDFGKMVFEMIEHGRMRKTENDRLEDFVDIYDFEQAFDVEYVIDTSQVFNQTPAKNV, from the coding sequence ATGACATCTACCACAAATCTTTCCCGCCCCAAATTGCAATTTCACCCCTATGCCTACGACTTTATCTTTGAAGCACTCCAGCAGGCCCAGGAAATCTACTCACGTCAGGTTGTGCAGGAAGGTGAGCAGGAAGAAGCACATGTCTCTGGTCAGGAACTGCTGGAAGGGGTGCGAGAGCTCGCTTTAAAACAGTTCGGGTTACTGACGCTGACAGTCTTCAAACAATGGGGTGTTCAATCCACCAGAGACTTCGGCAAGATGGTGTTTGAAATGATTGAACATGGGCGGATGCGAAAAACAGAGAACGACCGCCTGGAAGACTTTGTAGACATCTATGATTTCGAACAGGCTTTTGATGTTGAGTATGTCATCGACACAAGCCAGGTCTTTAATCAGACTCCCGCCAAAAACGTCTGA
- the lipA gene encoding lipoyl synthase has translation MSTLNILTDTTPEPRQRLPKWLKRPLPEPGMAFTSNVIEDLKLVTVCESAKCPNRTECWSHKTATLMILGNVCTRPCGFCSIAKGKTETVQLDEPERVAEAAVRLGLEHVVITSVTRDDLPDGGAEHFYNCILAIRERMDADIEVLTPDFRGDRKAIHRVIEAHPDVFNHNTETVPRLYHRVRRNAVYQRTLDLLIQVKETDPTIITKSGIMLGLGETREEVLEVCADLRAVGCDMITIGQYLQPTPQNLPVERFLPPEEFDEVGDQVRAMGFKLVASGPFVRSSYNAGEMASVLGKDS, from the coding sequence ATGTCCACCCTTAATATTCTGACAGACACCACCCCCGAACCCCGACAGCGACTTCCCAAATGGCTGAAGCGTCCTTTGCCTGAACCGGGGATGGCATTCACCAGTAACGTAATCGAAGATTTGAAACTGGTGACAGTCTGCGAAAGCGCCAAGTGCCCGAACCGTACCGAGTGTTGGTCCCACAAAACCGCGACTCTGATGATTCTGGGAAATGTCTGTACGCGGCCTTGCGGGTTCTGTTCGATCGCCAAAGGAAAAACAGAAACCGTACAACTGGATGAACCGGAACGCGTTGCTGAAGCAGCAGTGCGACTGGGGCTGGAACATGTCGTGATCACCTCTGTCACGCGTGATGATCTGCCCGATGGTGGCGCAGAACACTTTTATAATTGTATCCTGGCAATCCGCGAGCGGATGGATGCTGACATCGAAGTCCTCACTCCCGACTTCCGTGGCGACCGCAAAGCCATCCATCGCGTGATCGAAGCGCATCCCGATGTCTTCAACCACAATACGGAAACCGTGCCTCGCCTTTATCACCGCGTGCGACGTAATGCCGTTTATCAGCGTACACTGGACCTGTTGATTCAAGTCAAAGAAACAGATCCGACCATCATCACCAAAAGTGGAATCATGCTCGGCCTGGGTGAAACCCGGGAAGAAGTTCTGGAAGTCTGCGCAGATCTGCGGGCTGTCGGCTGCGACATGATTACCATCGGTCAGTATCTGCAACCCACTCCACAGAACCTGCCTGTGGAACGCTTCCTGCCTCCCGAAGAATTTGACGAAGTCGGAGATCAGGTCCGGGCGATGGGTTTCAAACTGGTCGCCAGCGGTCCCTTTGTACGTTCCAGTTACAATGCAGGTGAGATGGCGTCTGTCCTGGGAAAAGATTCCTGA
- the holB gene encoding DNA polymerase III subunit delta' has product MSTTTESIRGHHSILKMLERALSRSRLPHALLFAGAAGIGKKRVALHLAQCLFCLRTPPDELSCCQTCDSCKQMAAGTHPDLISVECPPDKNILPLSLIIGEDEHRGREGVCYEMSLRPMVGDRRIAIIDDADKMNAESANALLKTLEEPSANYLMVLIASELDAILPTIRSRCQLIRFNQLPLEDVAALLLNQQLVESEDQALQIARLSEGSLKIASQLLDENLQSLRGNITGLLSRHPFQPHAFSEAVIQAIDDVGGNTAAQRKTALWVIKFCADFYHQSLQFAAGYQTAPAAAHVERFVSGLPGETEDRIETIGNLLGRMLQTEEQVNQNVSLPLCIESLSQDLRGIQTK; this is encoded by the coding sequence ATGAGCACGACAACCGAATCCATTCGAGGGCACCACTCAATTCTGAAAATGCTGGAGCGTGCGCTGTCACGCAGCCGCCTGCCTCATGCGCTGCTGTTTGCAGGTGCAGCCGGTATCGGTAAGAAACGGGTCGCATTGCATCTGGCGCAATGCCTGTTTTGCCTGCGAACTCCCCCGGACGAGTTAAGCTGCTGTCAAACCTGTGACTCCTGCAAACAGATGGCCGCGGGAACACACCCCGACCTGATTTCAGTAGAATGCCCGCCTGACAAAAACATTCTGCCTCTCAGTCTGATTATTGGCGAGGACGAACATCGAGGTCGAGAAGGCGTCTGTTATGAAATGTCGCTGCGTCCGATGGTAGGCGACCGACGGATTGCCATCATTGATGATGCGGACAAAATGAACGCCGAAAGTGCCAACGCTTTGTTGAAGACGCTCGAAGAACCCTCCGCAAACTATTTAATGGTTCTGATTGCAAGTGAACTGGATGCCATTCTGCCCACGATTCGTTCCCGCTGCCAGCTGATTCGATTCAACCAGTTGCCGCTGGAAGATGTTGCCGCACTGTTACTGAATCAACAACTGGTTGAATCCGAAGACCAGGCATTGCAGATCGCCCGCCTGTCTGAAGGCTCCCTGAAAATTGCAAGTCAACTTCTGGATGAGAATCTACAGTCTCTACGGGGAAATATCACAGGGCTGCTCAGTCGACATCCTTTTCAACCGCACGCATTTTCTGAGGCCGTGATTCAGGCCATCGACGACGTTGGAGGCAATACGGCAGCACAGCGTAAAACAGCGCTCTGGGTCATTAAATTCTGCGCCGATTTCTACCATCAGTCATTACAGTTTGCCGCCGGCTACCAGACTGCTCCTGCTGCGGCTCATGTCGAACGATTTGTTTCCGGATTGCCTGGAGAAACGGAAGACCGGATTGAAACGATCGGAAATCTGCTGGGCCGGATGCTGCAGACAGAAGAACAGGTCAATCAGAACGTGTCGCTCCCCTTATGTATCGAAAGCTTAAGCCAGGACCTGCGGGGAATTCAGACGAAATAA
- the rsfS gene encoding ribosome silencing factor: MCAKTCEDFKGKDIVVLDVAKITPLFDYFIIATASNQRQSNAIAEEIRVLMKRESTRRRNIEGKDSEWILGDYGDIVLHIFTEEARELYDLERLWADAKKVDWQSITPDSN; the protein is encoded by the coding sequence CTGTGTGCAAAAACCTGTGAAGACTTCAAAGGTAAAGACATCGTTGTGCTCGATGTCGCTAAAATTACGCCTTTGTTTGACTATTTCATTATCGCCACCGCCAGCAACCAGAGGCAGAGCAATGCGATAGCAGAGGAAATTCGCGTTCTAATGAAACGCGAGAGCACACGCCGTCGTAACATTGAGGGTAAGGACAGCGAATGGATTCTGGGAGACTATGGAGACATTGTCCTGCATATCTTCACAGAAGAAGCCCGGGAACTGTACGACCTCGAACGCCTCTGGGCTGACGCTAAAAAAGTGGACTGGCAGTCGATCACCCCGGATTCCAACTGA
- a CDS encoding PSP1 domain-containing protein, translating into MTNEASGYIVRYGSTRLIGEFTSKGLAELPRNAAVIIKSDRGHEWGEVLSPATERVKSFMKDTSTAGRIIRMVTDDDYRQRDQNRHEERNEFLGCQELVNEHKLQMQLVDVEHLFGGERVVFYYLAEKRVDFRELVKALARKYRSRIEMRQIGVRDEAKLLADYGDCGKTVCCGTHLTEMPPVSMKMAKLQKTSLDPNKLSGRCGRLKCCLRYEYETYKSYKKELPPVGSTIITSQGEAKVTNQEILSECVQVIYPDMKRTIVHKKDILEVIKKKRGENPARQ; encoded by the coding sequence ATGACTAACGAAGCTTCCGGATATATCGTTCGCTACGGTTCCACCCGCCTCATCGGAGAATTCACCAGCAAAGGTCTGGCAGAGTTACCGCGTAACGCTGCGGTCATTATCAAAAGCGACCGGGGACATGAGTGGGGAGAAGTCCTGTCGCCTGCAACCGAACGTGTGAAATCCTTTATGAAGGACACATCGACAGCCGGGCGAATTATCCGCATGGTCACCGATGACGACTATCGCCAGCGCGATCAGAACCGGCATGAAGAACGAAACGAATTTCTGGGATGCCAGGAACTGGTGAACGAACACAAACTGCAGATGCAGCTGGTGGATGTCGAACACCTGTTCGGCGGAGAACGCGTCGTCTTCTATTATCTGGCGGAAAAACGCGTTGACTTTCGCGAGCTGGTCAAAGCGCTGGCAAGAAAATATCGATCGCGGATCGAAATGCGTCAGATCGGGGTACGCGATGAAGCGAAGCTGCTGGCGGATTATGGCGATTGCGGTAAAACCGTCTGCTGCGGAACACATCTGACTGAGATGCCTCCCGTCTCGATGAAGATGGCAAAACTGCAGAAAACTTCGCTTGACCCCAATAAACTTTCAGGACGATGTGGACGCCTGAAGTGTTGCCTGCGTTATGAATACGAAACCTACAAAAGCTACAAGAAGGAACTACCTCCTGTCGGCTCGACGATTATCACTAGCCAGGGAGAAGCGAAAGTCACTAACCAGGAAATACTTTCCGAATGTGTACAGGTCATCTATCCTGACATGAAAAGAACGATCGTACACAAAAAAGACATCCTGGAAGTCATCAAAAAGAAGCGCGGGGAAAACCCTGCCAGACAATAA
- a CDS encoding lipoyl domain-containing protein codes for MSTPILVPPVNRSPQPLKVSLWLTHAGEAIATGDRVVELLFPGVTFDVEAPCAGTIVSCECPAGVEVTTGMVLGWIEPLDSEAEAD; via the coding sequence ATGTCGACACCGATCCTTGTTCCCCCGGTCAACCGTTCTCCTCAACCATTAAAAGTCAGTCTGTGGCTGACGCATGCAGGCGAAGCAATCGCCACCGGTGATCGAGTCGTCGAACTACTGTTCCCCGGTGTGACTTTTGATGTGGAAGCCCCCTGCGCCGGTACGATCGTATCTTGCGAATGCCCGGCGGGCGTCGAAGTTACCACAGGTATGGTTCTGGGCTGGATCGAACCGCTGGATTCTGAAGCTGAAGCGGACTGA